The following proteins are encoded in a genomic region of Paenibacillus sp. FSL R7-0273:
- a CDS encoding right-handed parallel beta-helix repeat-containing protein, with protein MSIYTLRPAILLGMLLLCGCSSVPEEPLRVEAATYYVAVGGDDNNPGTIDSPWETLQHAADNAAPGSYIYVRAGVYNQKLHITAGGSETAGPVTFSGYPGEAAVLDGEGLSVDGLEGLAEIDHASYVTIRDLEIRNYQTAVQGEVPAGIYVHGSGQSLSLLNNRIHSIANTASPAGKELTGRDAHGIAVYGTEADEAISGLTIEGNEVYDLVLGSSEALAVNGNVDTFEITDNRVHDNDNIGIDIIGYEGTAGDEAVDQTRNGTVRGNIVYGISSNHNPSYGASLPNNNYSAGGIYIDGGRSILVEQNRLYDNDIGIELASEHKGRLTSDITVRDNLVYRNRLTGIALGGYDEERGGTSDSKVASNTLYQNDLLGGGNGQLYLQANLSRNIISGNIIVAGDTGVLMSNDYTSNIDNTIDDNLYFAEAGADEAVWVWKKREYAGFGAYQRGTGNDRSSRFADPEFADASRDDFRLAPDSPAFK; from the coding sequence ATGTCTATATACACCCTGCGGCCCGCTATATTGCTCGGTATGCTTCTTCTGTGCGGGTGTTCATCTGTCCCGGAGGAACCGCTGCGGGTTGAAGCTGCTACCTACTATGTTGCTGTCGGCGGGGATGACAATAATCCCGGAACAATAGATTCCCCTTGGGAGACGCTTCAGCATGCTGCAGACAACGCCGCTCCGGGAAGCTATATCTATGTTCGAGCCGGTGTTTATAACCAGAAGCTGCATATCACGGCCGGCGGATCGGAGACAGCCGGTCCTGTCACTTTCTCCGGTTATCCCGGAGAAGCAGCCGTTCTCGACGGTGAGGGTCTGTCTGTAGACGGATTGGAAGGACTCGCAGAAATCGATCATGCCAGCTATGTGACGATTCGGGATCTGGAAATCCGCAACTACCAAACGGCGGTACAAGGCGAAGTTCCGGCCGGTATTTATGTACATGGTTCAGGACAATCCCTCTCGCTGCTTAATAACCGCATTCACTCCATTGCGAATACGGCGTCGCCTGCAGGCAAGGAGCTTACCGGAAGAGATGCTCACGGCATAGCCGTGTATGGAACTGAAGCGGATGAAGCGATAAGCGGGCTTACCATTGAAGGTAATGAAGTGTATGATCTGGTGCTTGGCTCAAGTGAGGCTCTGGCCGTGAACGGCAATGTGGATACTTTTGAAATAACGGACAACAGGGTTCATGACAACGACAACATCGGGATCGACATTATCGGATATGAAGGAACAGCAGGAGACGAGGCAGTTGACCAGACGCGTAACGGAACGGTCAGAGGGAACATTGTATACGGCATATCGTCTAATCATAATCCGTCGTATGGTGCTTCCTTACCTAATAACAACTATTCGGCAGGCGGAATTTATATAGACGGGGGCAGATCCATTCTTGTTGAGCAGAACCGGCTATACGATAATGACATCGGGATTGAGCTTGCATCTGAGCATAAAGGAAGGCTCACCAGTGACATAACGGTCCGGGACAATCTTGTCTACCGTAACAGGCTGACCGGCATTGCCCTGGGCGGTTATGACGAAGAGCGTGGAGGCACAAGCGACAGCAAGGTGGCGTCCAACACCCTATACCAGAATGACCTGCTGGGCGGCGGCAACGGGCAATTGTATCTGCAGGCTAATTTGAGCAGAAATATTATTAGCGGCAATATCATCGTAGCCGGCGATACCGGTGTTCTAATGAGCAACGATTACACAAGTAATATAGATAATACTATTGACGATAATCTTTATTTTGCAGAAGCAGGAGCGGACGAAGCCGTCTGGGTCTGGAAAAAGCGGGAATATGCCGGATTCGGCGCTTACCAGCGCGGAACGGGGAATGACCGGAGCTCCCGGTTCGCTGATCCGGAGTTTGCTGACGCCAGCCGGGACGATTTCCGCCTGGCGCCGGATTCGCCGGCTTTTAAATGA
- the deoD gene encoding purine-nucleoside phosphorylase codes for MSTSQFKETPHIKPNGAEIAETILLPGDPLRAKFIAETYLENPVQFNEVRGMLGYTGTYKGKKISVMGTGMGVPSIGIYSWELINVFGVKNLIRIGSAGALQDNLNLYDIVFGIGASTNSNYASQFNLPGQYAVTASYELLEKAKKTADAQGQKVHIGNILTSDTFYNADKSAASKWKDMGVLCIEMEAAALYLNAAQAGVNALCILTISDHIFRAEETTSEERQTSFTKMMEIALELA; via the coding sequence ATGAGTACATCCCAATTTAAAGAAACCCCGCATATTAAGCCAAACGGAGCGGAAATCGCAGAAACCATTTTGCTGCCCGGAGATCCGCTCCGCGCAAAATTCATTGCTGAAACCTATCTGGAGAATCCGGTGCAATTCAACGAAGTCCGTGGAATGCTCGGATATACCGGGACCTATAAAGGCAAGAAAATCTCTGTCATGGGTACAGGGATGGGCGTTCCGAGCATCGGCATTTATTCATGGGAGTTAATCAACGTATTCGGTGTGAAGAATCTGATCCGCATTGGCTCGGCAGGTGCGTTGCAGGACAACCTGAATCTGTATGATATTGTCTTCGGTATCGGGGCATCGACCAACTCGAATTACGCTTCCCAGTTCAATCTGCCGGGACAATATGCCGTTACCGCATCCTATGAATTACTGGAAAAGGCCAAGAAAACAGCCGATGCACAAGGGCAGAAGGTTCATATCGGCAATATTCTAACCAGTGATACTTTCTATAATGCGGACAAGTCTGCTGCGTCAAAGTGGAAGGATATGGGGGTTCTGTGTATCGAAATGGAAGCAGCAGCGCTGTATTTAAATGCTGCGCAAGCAGGCGTTAACGCCCTGTGCATCCTGACAATCAGTGACCACATTTTCCGGGCAGAGGAAACAACCTCTGAAGAACGCCAAACTTCCTTTACAAAAATGATGGAAATTGCATTAGAGCTGGCTTAA
- a CDS encoding beta-galactosidase, protein MRELLYGVAYYDEYMPYERLDEDIRMMKAAGINLVRIAESTWSTHEPHNGVFDFTSVDRVLDAMHKAGIHVIVGTPTYAVPTWMVKEHPEVLAETSRGPGRYGARQIMDITSPAYLFYAERMIRRLISRVSRHPAVIGYQVDNETKHYGTSGPNVQLRFVKYIKQKFGTIERLNDEFGLSYWSNRINSWEDFPSAVGTINGSLGAEFARFQRQLVTDFLAWQASIVNEYKQAGQFVTHNFDFAWKGHSFGVQPDVDHFAAAAALDIAGADIYHPSRDELTGKEISFGGDLTRSLKQSNYFVLETQAQAFPEWTPYPGQLRLQAFSHLASGANMVEYWHWHSIHNSIETYWKGLLSHDLDTNPTYEEAMTIGKDFARLSPQLIDLQITNEAAILVSNEALTSLEWFKPPGGQTDYNDIVRLLYDRLYEMNIGCDLLHPGSAGDLAKYKLIVVPALYAASDELLEQLNRYVENGGHVVYTFKSGFANEHIQVRSTTQPGIIGKACGIKYSQFVTPSAVQLKDDPFGAGGEHNAVNTWMELITPATAEVLAWYDHPHWGDYAAITENRYGKGVATYIGCLPTPEVAGKVLERACKEAGLWGRDQDIRFPLIVKSGKNQAGQTIRYYFNYSAGGQSFTYPYSDGLELLSNRSITSGETVKLEAWGFIIILEK, encoded by the coding sequence GTGCGTGAATTATTGTATGGCGTAGCTTATTACGACGAGTACATGCCTTATGAACGGCTGGATGAGGATATCCGGATGATGAAGGCCGCCGGCATCAATCTGGTGCGGATTGCCGAATCCACCTGGAGCACACATGAGCCGCATAATGGGGTGTTTGATTTTACCAGTGTGGACCGGGTGCTGGATGCCATGCACAAGGCCGGAATTCATGTCATTGTCGGAACGCCGACCTATGCCGTGCCTACGTGGATGGTTAAGGAGCATCCTGAGGTGCTCGCTGAAACCTCCCGCGGCCCCGGCCGTTACGGTGCCCGTCAGATCATGGACATCACCAGTCCTGCATATCTGTTCTATGCGGAGCGGATGATCCGCCGGTTAATCAGCCGTGTCAGCAGGCATCCGGCTGTAATCGGTTACCAGGTGGATAATGAAACGAAGCATTACGGGACCTCCGGCCCCAACGTCCAGCTCAGATTTGTAAAATACATCAAACAGAAATTCGGAACGATTGAGCGCCTGAACGATGAATTCGGACTCAGCTACTGGAGCAACCGGATCAACAGCTGGGAGGACTTCCCGTCTGCCGTCGGCACCATTAACGGCAGCCTCGGCGCAGAATTCGCCAGATTTCAGCGGCAGCTGGTTACCGATTTCCTGGCCTGGCAGGCTTCGATAGTAAATGAATATAAACAGGCGGGCCAGTTTGTTACCCATAACTTTGACTTTGCCTGGAAAGGGCATTCCTTCGGTGTACAGCCGGATGTCGATCATTTTGCGGCTGCTGCGGCACTGGATATTGCCGGGGCAGATATTTATCATCCCTCACGCGACGAGCTGACCGGCAAGGAAATTTCATTTGGCGGAGACTTAACACGCTCGCTTAAGCAGAGTAATTACTTTGTGCTTGAGACACAGGCTCAGGCCTTTCCGGAATGGACTCCATACCCGGGACAGCTAAGGCTGCAGGCATTCAGCCATCTGGCATCCGGGGCAAATATGGTGGAATACTGGCATTGGCACTCCATTCACAATTCGATCGAGACCTATTGGAAGGGCTTACTCAGCCACGATCTGGATACCAATCCGACCTATGAGGAAGCAATGACAATCGGTAAAGATTTCGCCCGGCTGTCGCCGCAATTAATCGATTTGCAGATTACGAATGAAGCTGCCATTCTGGTAAGCAATGAGGCGCTGACCTCTCTGGAATGGTTCAAGCCCCCCGGGGGTCAGACCGATTACAACGATATCGTCCGCTTGCTGTATGACCGGCTGTATGAGATGAATATCGGCTGTGATCTGCTGCATCCCGGCTCGGCAGGCGATCTGGCCAAATACAAGCTGATTGTCGTACCGGCTCTCTATGCAGCATCAGATGAGCTTCTTGAGCAGTTAAACCGATATGTGGAAAATGGGGGACATGTCGTTTACACCTTCAAAAGCGGATTTGCTAATGAACATATCCAAGTCAGAAGCACCACCCAGCCGGGAATCATCGGTAAGGCATGCGGGATTAAATACAGCCAGTTTGTTACGCCGAGTGCAGTCCAGTTGAAGGATGATCCGTTTGGCGCCGGCGGGGAACATAACGCTGTGAACACATGGATGGAGTTAATCACTCCGGCTACTGCTGAAGTTTTGGCCTGGTACGATCACCCTCACTGGGGGGATTATGCGGCTATTACGGAGAACCGCTACGGTAAAGGGGTTGCCACTTATATCGGCTGTCTCCCGACTCCGGAGGTTGCAGGCAAGGTGCTGGAACGGGCTTGTAAAGAGGCGGGACTGTGGGGGAGAGATCAGGATATCCGTTTCCCGCTGATTGTTAAGTCAGGCAAGAATCAGGCTGGACAGACGATCCGGTATTATTTTAACTATTCTGCGGGCGGGCAATCTTTCACTTATCCATACAGTGACGGCCTTGAGCTGCTCAGTAACCGGTCAATCACGTCAGGAGAGACAGTTAAGCTTGAGGCATGGGGCTTTATCATTATCTTAGAAAAATAA
- a CDS encoding class I SAM-dependent methyltransferase — translation MDKQANSRTNVIGGSEAGVAVTVEMDKEAIHQTNSLFWDTKGNEVLGATALPMYGAFVSEEKHQLFGEVSGKKILEIGCGSGQSLQYLGERKPAELWGTDISENQINKTRQLLTERGLSAELICAPMEDKCGLPEDYFDIIYSVYAIGWTTDLEGTFSRIASYLNKDGVFIFSWSHPIHKCVAAEKNTLAFKKSYFDESWYTVALGDDTLSLSDRKMSTYINALAKAGFIIEKMVEESDDDLLEAQGDSSDFAKKARMLPVTFVIKARKL, via the coding sequence ATGGACAAGCAAGCTAATTCCAGGACAAATGTTATAGGCGGAAGCGAGGCTGGTGTCGCGGTCACGGTAGAGATGGATAAGGAAGCTATACATCAGACGAACAGCTTATTCTGGGATACAAAAGGAAATGAGGTGCTAGGAGCAACCGCGCTTCCCATGTACGGGGCCTTTGTCTCTGAAGAAAAACACCAGCTGTTTGGTGAGGTTAGCGGTAAAAAGATTCTGGAGATCGGCTGCGGAAGCGGACAGTCCCTTCAGTATCTTGGGGAGCGCAAGCCCGCTGAGCTATGGGGGACGGATATTTCCGAAAACCAGATTAACAAGACCCGGCAGCTTCTGACTGAACGCGGATTGTCGGCAGAATTGATCTGTGCACCTATGGAGGACAAGTGTGGCTTGCCCGAGGATTATTTTGACATCATCTATTCGGTTTATGCGATAGGCTGGACCACCGATCTTGAGGGGACCTTTTCCCGGATCGCTTCTTACCTGAATAAAGACGGCGTATTCATCTTCAGCTGGTCCCACCCGATACACAAATGTGTTGCAGCCGAAAAGAATACGCTTGCTTTCAAAAAGAGTTATTTCGATGAATCCTGGTATACAGTAGCACTCGGCGACGATACATTATCCTTATCCGACCGCAAAATGTCCACCTATATTAATGCGCTCGCCAAAGCAGGTTTTATCATTGAGAAGATGGTTGAGGAATCAGATGATGATTTGCTCGAAGCTCAGGGAGACAGCAGCGATTTTGCCAAAAAAGCAAGGATGCTGCCTGTGACGTTTGTGATTAAGGCTAGAAAGCTGTAA
- a CDS encoding winged helix-turn-helix transcriptional regulator, whose translation MKYELSMDQLCPATFAFQVIGGKWNLPILACLSEEEGIRYNELKRRLNGITGTTLTNCLKELIDNGIVHRQQYNEIPPRVEYSLTPSGMELVPLIQSIVAWGEKNMHTLKSES comes from the coding sequence ATGAAATATGAGCTCAGCATGGATCAGCTCTGTCCGGCAACCTTTGCTTTTCAGGTGATCGGCGGCAAGTGGAATCTTCCTATTCTTGCTTGTTTAAGTGAGGAAGAAGGTATCCGGTACAACGAATTAAAAAGAAGGCTGAACGGGATTACAGGCACCACGTTAACCAACTGTCTTAAAGAATTAATCGATAACGGAATTGTGCACCGGCAGCAGTATAATGAAATCCCTCCGCGGGTGGAATACTCCCTTACTCCGTCCGGCATGGAATTAGTTCCGCTCATTCAGTCCATCGTGGCCTGGGGCGAAAAAAACATGCATACGCTTAAAAGCGAGTCATAA
- a CDS encoding ATP-binding cassette domain-containing protein has protein sequence MDSMVEIRNLTKTYKRKIDKKTGLRSIFQKNDYEYVYALKGINISIGRGEFVGFLGVNGAGKSTTIKLLAGIMPPDEGSATINGLGTYSNIKQISQKIGILFGQRSNLVWDLPFIHSLELLKAVYSVSDPQYEESLDLADRFFEIKSLLNVPVRTMSLGQRMKCEFTAILLHQPDLYILDEPTIGLDIVTKKQINRFLSYLNQEFQATIFLTTHDIGVVEKSCKRIIVINHGEVLLDNATAEVVEQYPAIFASLSVKDEETAADFGSGRPDLESILLHLYENLDKK, from the coding sequence ATGGATTCCATGGTAGAAATCCGTAATTTGACCAAAACCTATAAACGAAAGATCGATAAGAAGACCGGTCTGCGGTCTATCTTTCAAAAGAATGATTACGAGTACGTCTATGCGCTTAAGGGAATCAACATAAGTATCGGCAGGGGAGAGTTCGTCGGCTTTCTGGGAGTTAACGGTGCCGGGAAATCGACCACCATCAAGCTGCTTGCAGGAATTATGCCGCCTGACGAGGGCTCCGCCACAATCAACGGCCTGGGTACCTATTCAAACATCAAGCAGATTTCACAAAAGATCGGCATTCTGTTCGGGCAGCGCAGCAACCTTGTATGGGATTTGCCTTTTATCCATTCTCTCGAATTGCTGAAGGCTGTATATTCCGTTTCAGATCCACAGTACGAGGAATCCCTTGACCTGGCGGATCGATTCTTTGAAATTAAGAGCCTGCTGAATGTTCCGGTACGCACGATGAGCCTGGGACAAAGGATGAAATGTGAATTTACGGCGATTTTGCTGCACCAGCCGGACCTGTACATACTTGATGAACCGACAATCGGACTGGATATCGTTACGAAAAAGCAGATTAACCGTTTTTTGTCTTATCTCAATCAAGAATTTCAGGCCACGATCTTCCTGACAACCCATGATATCGGCGTAGTGGAGAAGTCCTGTAAGCGGATCATCGTCATTAACCATGGTGAGGTTCTGCTGGATAATGCCACAGCGGAGGTTGTTGAGCAATATCCCGCCATCTTTGCCAGCCTGAGCGTAAAAGACGAGGAGACAGCTGCTGATTTCGGGTCCGGCAGACCGGATCTGGAAAGTATACTGCTTCATCTCTATGAAAATCTGGATAAGAAGTGA
- a CDS encoding ABC transporter permease, whose translation MMKYLAFSKTRIRLELFYKFNFLSSFFAALVIFFVEYFLWNAIYSGSGKDELAHLTFFSVFSYILFGNILRKLLGDGVDERIGESYRDGSIVLDKIKPVLLPFRYLFDDLGRGLLQAAVISIPLVSVFLFKAGDVISFQQVMLFIVMAGFAYLIFFILNFILGLVSFWTGSIIGIYMLKMACMSILSGLYIPLEFYPEWLLKLTYVFPFRAIYYLPVSAMMKSYSLEEGLLLILQQLAWVTVLLVLCISLQRAAFKKLTVQGG comes from the coding sequence ATGATGAAATATTTGGCGTTCAGTAAAACCAGAATCCGGCTGGAGCTCTTTTATAAGTTTAATTTCCTTTCTTCCTTTTTTGCGGCGCTCGTTATTTTCTTTGTGGAGTATTTCTTATGGAATGCGATCTATTCCGGAAGCGGAAAGGATGAGCTGGCCCATTTAACCTTTTTCAGCGTTTTCTCGTACATCCTTTTCGGCAATATTCTGCGGAAGCTGCTGGGGGATGGTGTGGATGAAAGGATCGGTGAAAGCTACCGCGACGGTTCAATTGTTCTGGACAAAATAAAGCCTGTGCTGCTTCCGTTCAGGTATCTGTTCGATGATCTGGGGAGGGGGCTGCTTCAGGCTGCTGTTATCAGTATTCCGCTTGTTTCTGTGTTTCTGTTCAAAGCCGGTGACGTCATATCGTTCCAGCAGGTGATGCTGTTCATCGTTATGGCGGGTTTTGCATACCTGATCTTTTTTATTCTGAACTTCATTCTGGGACTGGTCAGCTTCTGGACGGGTTCCATTATCGGAATCTATATGCTGAAGATGGCCTGTATGAGCATTCTGTCCGGTCTGTACATTCCACTGGAATTTTACCCTGAATGGCTCCTGAAGCTAACCTATGTTTTTCCGTTCCGGGCCATTTACTATCTACCGGTCTCGGCCATGATGAAGAGCTACAGTCTAGAGGAAGGCTTGCTGCTTATTCTTCAGCAGTTAGCATGGGTGACGGTTCTGCTCGTATTGTGTATTTCACTTCAAAGGGCTGCCTTCAAAAAGCTGACGGTTCAGGGGGGATAG
- a CDS encoding ABC transporter permease, translating into MDRFKKYLRCYRSYFKTNMLVYAEYKTDFIAINVASALILLMGVVSLEIIFAQVDTIAGWNKYQVFWMLGFFYLIRALYNTFFINTLNLGYWIRQGSLDTYITRPLGTFFQLLSTGRYNTELPLDEYLIGLGLMIVAESHIHIVPGLTGLLYLVFSLILCTIIYTCIMFLISASSFWLIKSNALHDLVSSIEKLVEYPLNIYNLTVKIILTTILPFGFISFYPSQYFFSYEANKVFIFSVPVVALILVLLSRFIWKKGLQTYQSPGA; encoded by the coding sequence GTGGATCGATTTAAGAAATATCTGCGCTGCTACCGGTCTTATTTCAAGACCAACATGCTTGTATATGCAGAATATAAGACGGATTTCATTGCGATTAATGTTGCCAGTGCCCTGATCCTGCTGATGGGTGTAGTGAGCCTGGAGATTATCTTCGCCCAAGTGGATACGATAGCGGGCTGGAACAAATATCAGGTGTTCTGGATGCTCGGTTTCTTCTATCTTATCAGGGCGCTGTATAACACGTTCTTCATTAACACGCTCAATCTGGGGTACTGGATCAGGCAGGGCAGCCTTGATACATATATTACCCGTCCGCTGGGCACTTTCTTTCAGCTGCTGTCCACGGGCAGGTATAACACCGAGCTTCCTCTGGACGAATATCTGATTGGTCTAGGACTGATGATTGTCGCCGAAAGCCATATCCATATCGTCCCCGGCTTGACGGGCCTGCTATATCTGGTCTTTTCACTGATTCTTTGCACCATCATCTATACCTGCATCATGTTTCTAATATCGGCGTCCTCCTTCTGGCTTATCAAGAGCAATGCCCTGCATGATCTGGTAAGCAGCATAGAAAAACTGGTTGAGTATCCGCTCAACATCTATAATCTGACGGTCAAAATCATTCTGACAACCATTTTGCCGTTTGGATTTATCAGCTTTTATCCCTCGCAATACTTTTTCAGCTATGAGGCTAACAAGGTCTTTATATTTAGCGTTCCTGTTGTAGCACTGATTCTCGTTCTGCTGAGCAGGTTCATCTGGAAGAAGGGATTGCAGACCTACCAGAGTCCCGGTGCCTGA
- a CDS encoding alpha/beta hydrolase fold domain-containing protein produces the protein MAIHTYTGKRSIQSFIFEKYIRLLGVKKVFSSAENTQRFVEQTASENNKPYTIKKVAFSSSIREQRFEGMQVFTLNDRNSDAQKVILYIHGGAWTKQPLPFHWKFMDKLAQALDAKIIAPLYPKVPYFSYRHTYPKLLSLYRDILRSVKGPEQLTVMGDSSGGNISLGLAHLLKQEDLPQPKDIILLSAAVDLAFDNPLLPVYEKKDPMLSSGGIGVITNCWAEDIKLSDPLISPVKGDFKGLGRITHFVGTHEGLYPDAMKLEEKLTEQGAQVDTFVYPKMNHVFVIMPLPEAADALQKIIKIIQS, from the coding sequence ATGGCAATACACACCTATACTGGGAAACGCTCTATCCAAAGCTTTATTTTTGAAAAATATATACGTCTGCTGGGAGTAAAAAAGGTGTTTTCCAGTGCGGAAAACACTCAAAGGTTTGTTGAACAGACTGCTTCAGAAAATAACAAGCCCTATACTATTAAAAAGGTGGCCTTTTCCAGCAGTATAAGAGAGCAGCGGTTTGAGGGAATGCAGGTGTTCACCCTAAATGACCGGAATTCTGACGCACAAAAAGTGATACTGTATATCCATGGCGGCGCCTGGACGAAGCAGCCCTTGCCTTTTCACTGGAAGTTCATGGATAAGCTGGCGCAGGCGCTGGATGCCAAAATCATTGCTCCGCTGTATCCAAAGGTTCCTTATTTCAGCTACAGACACACGTATCCCAAATTGTTAAGCCTGTACCGGGATATACTTCGCTCTGTAAAAGGACCGGAGCAGCTCACTGTAATGGGGGACTCGTCAGGCGGCAATATTTCACTTGGTCTGGCGCATCTGCTGAAGCAGGAGGACCTCCCCCAGCCGAAGGATATCATTTTATTGTCTGCCGCTGTTGATTTGGCCTTTGATAATCCGCTGTTACCGGTGTATGAAAAAAAAGACCCCATGCTGTCATCCGGGGGCATCGGCGTTATTACAAATTGCTGGGCGGAGGATATAAAGCTATCCGATCCCCTCATCAGCCCGGTGAAAGGTGACTTTAAGGGGCTCGGCCGGATCACGCATTTTGTAGGGACCCATGAAGGTCTTTATCCTGACGCTATGAAGCTTGAGGAAAAGCTGACAGAGCAGGGTGCCCAAGTGGATACGTTTGTATATCCCAAAATGAATCATGTGTTTGTGATTATGCCGCTGCCGGAAGCAGCAGATGCCCTGCAGAAAATAATTAAGATTATACAATCATAG